In Dehalococcoidia bacterium, a single window of DNA contains:
- a CDS encoding NADH-quinone oxidoreductase subunit I, which translates to MYGLGLAKGMLVTLKNAFRKPFTVQFPEEVRHIPPRARTSLLWFEERCTGCSTCAQACPDGCILVATSPAPDGSRRVDRYEIDFRLCMYCGLCTEACPYLAIQPGGTYRDAVYIFQDMYKDKHALTELARQYLREHDYTYPHGGKAPQAVVEAIERGA; encoded by the coding sequence ATGTACGGCCTCGGCCTTGCGAAGGGGATGCTTGTCACCCTCAAGAACGCTTTCCGCAAGCCTTTCACCGTCCAGTTCCCCGAAGAAGTCCGCCACATCCCTCCCCGCGCCAGGACAAGCCTGCTGTGGTTCGAGGAGCGCTGCACCGGCTGTAGCACCTGCGCCCAGGCCTGCCCGGACGGCTGCATCCTCGTCGCTACCTCACCCGCGCCCGACGGCAGCCGGCGCGTCGACCGCTATGAGATCGACTTCCGTCTCTGCATGTACTGCGGCCTCTGCACCGAGGCCTGCCCCTACCTGGCCATCCAGCCCGGTGGGACTTACCGCGACGCCGTCTACATCTTCCAGGACATGTACAAGGACAAACACGCGCTTACCGAGCTGGCTCGGCAGTACCTGCGCGAGCACGACTACACCTACCCCCACGGCGGCAAGGCGCCCCAGGCCGTCGTCGAGGCGATAGAACGGGGTGCCTGA
- a CDS encoding phosphoribosyltransferase, with the protein MVRLSYRGNLWLADTLWKLGAIQFGDFTLGRTAVHSPVYLNLRLLISKPSALQRAARVIRDEVDARQRMLNPQVAPFQLVAGVPFGGLHLATAFSLAAKVPLIYVHPGQLKNGQIEGLHEAGQSVLIIDDLITGGHSILDTARYLKEAGLRIKDVVVLLDRQQGGRELLRQHNMNLISILTLEVVLNYLMSSGKISEEWYRRSLEYLRASGP; encoded by the coding sequence ATGGTACGCCTCTCCTATCGGGGAAACCTCTGGCTCGCCGATACGCTGTGGAAGCTGGGAGCGATTCAGTTCGGCGATTTCACGCTCGGCCGCACCGCCGTTCACTCGCCCGTATACCTTAACCTGCGCCTTCTCATCAGCAAGCCCTCCGCCCTCCAGCGAGCGGCGCGCGTCATCAGAGATGAGGTCGACGCCCGTCAGCGCATGCTCAACCCGCAGGTCGCCCCGTTTCAGCTCGTGGCCGGCGTGCCCTTCGGCGGGCTGCACCTCGCGACCGCCTTCTCGCTCGCCGCTAAGGTGCCCCTCATCTACGTTCACCCCGGTCAGCTCAAGAACGGCCAGATCGAAGGGCTGCACGAGGCCGGGCAGAGCGTCCTCATCATCGACGACCTGATTACCGGCGGCCACAGCATCCTCGATACCGCCCGCTATCTGAAAGAGGCCGGGCTGCGGATCAAAGACGTCGTAGTGCTGCTCGACAGGCAACAGGGCGGACGCGAGCTACTGCGGCAGCACAACATGAACCTCATCTCCATACTTACCCTCGAAGTCGTCCTCAACTATCTCATGTCCAGCGGCAAGATCAGCGAGGAATGGTACAGGAGGTCCCTCGAGTACCTGCGGGCCAGCGGTCCTTGA
- a CDS encoding 2-oxoacid:acceptor oxidoreductase family protein — protein sequence MAKNRSERGFPYPGIPSTSDGTGVAVWVETHITQGACAYPITPSSNMGEGYADEVSNGRKNIWGETLVFLEPESEHSSASACEGYAAAGGRVTNFTCGQGLILMKEVLYTISGKRLPVVFQIGARALTSQSLNIHSGHDDVMGVADCGWGILFARNAQEVGDLALIARRTAEDTQTPFLNCQDGFLTTHTVESVRLPEPELMDAFVGPPGAKLVNIIDPHHPVMSGIVQDMDSYMMGKIAQRYFYERVPQALQNAMDEYYELTGRRYNPVMPYRLDDAEYAIVGMGSMMDTAIATVDYLREKRGIPVGLLTVTAFRPFPGPQLVAALKHLKTFSVLEKMDNPLGQSNPLTAEIKAAFADAIGGHPDYEAINRVPAILSGSAGLGSRDVRPGHIVAVVENMMTKEPKRYFTLNVNHPTALPVTEDPDVRPKGSFSMRGHSVGGFGAITTNKVIASISSDLFGLNAQAYPRYGAEKKGLPTSYYLTLAHDIIRPHCEQKFVEFVPLHDVSAFSSGNPLAGLADGGTVFIQTPHSKPEDVWADIPAPARQAIRERNIRVLALDTAKIAAEVASRPDLVQRMQGIVLLGVFLRYTPFLEEAKVNERELFQRIEKSLRKYFGGRGEGVIRDNLECVRRGFNEVFEVPPEVKAKEPSATARAGR from the coding sequence ATGGCAAAGAACAGAAGCGAAAGGGGCTTCCCCTATCCCGGCATCCCTTCCACCAGCGACGGCACGGGCGTCGCCGTATGGGTGGAGACGCACATTACCCAGGGCGCCTGCGCCTACCCCATTACGCCTTCGAGCAACATGGGGGAAGGATACGCCGACGAGGTATCGAACGGACGCAAGAACATCTGGGGAGAGACGCTTGTCTTCCTTGAGCCGGAGTCCGAGCACAGCTCCGCCTCCGCCTGCGAGGGGTATGCCGCAGCCGGCGGCCGCGTGACCAACTTCACCTGCGGGCAGGGTCTCATCCTCATGAAGGAGGTCCTCTACACCATCTCCGGCAAGCGGCTGCCCGTCGTGTTCCAGATCGGCGCCCGCGCTCTCACCTCACAGTCGCTCAACATCCACTCCGGCCACGACGACGTGATGGGCGTCGCCGACTGCGGATGGGGCATTCTGTTCGCCCGCAACGCCCAGGAGGTCGGCGACCTCGCGCTCATCGCCCGCCGCACGGCTGAGGATACCCAGACGCCGTTCCTCAACTGCCAGGACGGCTTCCTCACCACCCACACTGTCGAAAGCGTCCGCCTGCCCGAGCCCGAGCTTATGGACGCCTTCGTCGGGCCGCCCGGCGCGAAGCTTGTCAACATCATCGACCCACACCATCCCGTCATGAGCGGCATCGTCCAGGACATGGACAGCTACATGATGGGGAAGATAGCGCAGCGGTACTTTTACGAGAGGGTGCCGCAGGCGCTCCAGAACGCGATGGACGAGTACTACGAGCTTACGGGCCGCCGCTACAACCCCGTCATGCCCTACCGCCTCGATGACGCCGAATACGCCATCGTCGGGATGGGCTCGATGATGGACACGGCAATAGCGACTGTCGACTACCTGCGCGAGAAGAGAGGGATACCAGTCGGGCTGCTGACGGTGACGGCGTTCCGACCCTTCCCGGGGCCGCAACTCGTCGCGGCTCTAAAGCATTTGAAGACGTTCAGCGTTCTCGAAAAGATGGACAACCCGCTCGGTCAGTCCAACCCGCTGACGGCGGAGATAAAGGCCGCCTTCGCCGACGCTATCGGCGGGCACCCCGACTACGAAGCCATCAACCGCGTCCCCGCCATCCTATCGGGCTCCGCCGGCCTGGGCAGCCGCGACGTGCGGCCGGGCCACATCGTGGCGGTCGTCGAGAACATGATGACGAAGGAGCCAAAGCGCTACTTCACCCTCAACGTCAACCACCCGACAGCGCTGCCGGTCACCGAAGACCCCGACGTCCGGCCGAAGGGCTCGTTCTCCATGCGCGGCCACTCCGTCGGCGGCTTCGGGGCCATCACCACCAACAAGGTCATCGCATCAATCTCGTCCGACCTCTTCGGTCTGAACGCCCAGGCCTACCCACGGTACGGCGCGGAGAAGAAGGGGCTGCCGACGAGCTACTACCTGACGCTGGCCCACGACATCATCCGGCCGCACTGCGAGCAGAAGTTCGTCGAGTTCGTCCCCCTGCACGACGTCAGCGCCTTCAGCAGCGGCAACCCACTCGCCGGCCTCGCCGACGGCGGCACGGTGTTCATCCAGACGCCTCACTCGAAGCCGGAGGACGTTTGGGCCGACATACCCGCGCCGGCGCGCCAGGCGATCCGCGAGCGCAACATCCGCGTGCTGGCCCTCGATACGGCGAAGATCGCGGCGGAGGTGGCAAGCCGCCCCGACCTCGTGCAGCGCATGCAGGGCATCGTCCTGCTGGGCGTGTTCCTGCGCTACACGCCCTTCCTTGAAGAGGCGAAGGTGAACGAGAGGGAGCTGTTCCAGCGCATTGAGAAGTCGCTGCGCAAGTACTTCGGCGGCCGCGGCGAGGGAGTGATCCGCGACAACCTGGAGTGCGTCCGCCGCGGCTTCAACGAAGTCTTCGAGGTGCCGCCGGAAGTGAAAGCGAAAGAACCGAGCGCGACGGCGCGCGCCGGTCGCTAG
- a CDS encoding YHS domain-containing protein: MAEMVRDPVCGMECETTSAAGMSTYQGVNYYFCSEECKRQFEADPSKYAPLPSSMEAAPETAEMPMASKGQAAPKSKRWWEFWK; this comes from the coding sequence ATGGCCGAGATGGTCCGCGATCCGGTCTGCGGCATGGAGTGCGAAACAACGAGCGCCGCCGGCATGTCCACCTACCAGGGCGTCAACTACTACTTCTGCTCTGAGGAATGTAAGCGCCAGTTCGAAGCGGACCCCTCCAAGTACGCTCCCCTTCCTTCCAGCATGGAGGCGGCGCCGGAAACGGCCGAGATGCCGATGGCATCGAAGGGCCAGGCCGCGCCGAAGTCGAAACGCTGGTGGGAGTTCTGGAAGTAG
- a CDS encoding LysE family transporter, with protein MALLAIFANTFLISLSGALMPGPLFTLSVRETLRRGFWVGPMVAAGHGLIELALVIGLALGLSEFLDEGLGTAVIALLGGLFLLWMGYQMVRTAPRQELRLDVDSLPNSSDGQPASGGYRRRLVAAMAGTDAAVASNRPLPMLGVLVPAGILVSVANPYWIIWWASIGMAYLTESLDHGAAGVSSFFTAHILSDFLWLSFVAFVLASGRRMMSARTYRAILFVCGVFLLAIGVRFVYSAFDFLM; from the coding sequence GTGGCCCTGCTCGCGATATTCGCCAACACTTTCCTCATCAGCCTCTCCGGCGCCCTCATGCCGGGGCCTCTCTTCACGCTCTCGGTGCGGGAGACGCTCCGCCGCGGCTTCTGGGTCGGGCCGATGGTCGCGGCAGGACACGGCCTCATCGAGCTGGCGCTGGTCATCGGACTCGCGCTCGGTCTGAGCGAGTTCCTCGACGAGGGACTCGGTACGGCCGTGATCGCCCTTCTCGGCGGCCTGTTCCTGCTCTGGATGGGGTACCAGATGGTGCGCACGGCGCCCCGCCAGGAACTCCGCCTGGACGTGGACTCGCTTCCGAACAGCAGTGACGGGCAGCCCGCGTCCGGAGGCTACCGCCGTCGCCTGGTAGCGGCGATGGCAGGGACGGACGCGGCGGTCGCGTCAAACCGTCCCCTGCCGATGCTCGGCGTCCTCGTGCCGGCGGGCATCCTCGTGAGCGTCGCCAACCCCTACTGGATCATCTGGTGGGCGAGCATCGGGATGGCGTACCTCACGGAGTCGCTCGATCACGGGGCCGCTGGAGTCAGCTCGTTCTTCACGGCGCACATCCTCTCCGATTTCCTCTGGCTGAGCTTCGTCGCGTTCGTCCTCGCTTCCGGACGGCGCATGATGAGCGCTCGCACCTATCGAGCGATCCTCTTTGTGTGCGGCGTGTTCCTGCTGGCGATAGGCGTCCGCTTCGTCTACTCTGCCTTCGATTTCCTGATGTAG
- a CDS encoding D-glycerate dehydrogenase — protein sequence MGVLEVGLSARAEVKSAAVFVTRELPGNALPLLQAAADVEVWPEEAPPPRDEILRRAPHVDALLTMLTDRIDATVLDAGARLRVVSNMAVGYDNIDVAAATARGILVANTPGVLTETTADMAFALLLAAARRVVEGDRLTRTGGWKTWHPSFLLGRDAHGAVLGIVGLGQIGLAVARRARGFNMRLLYCDIVRRNEAEKELGLEYVDLDRLLSQSDFVSVHVFLDAQSHHLIGERELALMKPGAVLVNTSRGAVVDQRALYSALKEGRIAAAGLDVSEIEPIPADDPLLDLDNVVITPHIASASVATREKMARMAVENIVAVLQGEMPAHCVNPEARRPA from the coding sequence GTGGGAGTTCTGGAAGTAGGTCTGTCCGCCCGCGCTGAAGTGAAAAGCGCCGCCGTCTTCGTCACCAGAGAGCTTCCCGGCAACGCACTCCCTCTCCTTCAGGCCGCGGCTGACGTGGAAGTGTGGCCCGAGGAGGCCCCGCCGCCCCGCGACGAGATACTCCGCCGTGCGCCACACGTCGACGCCCTCCTCACTATGCTTACCGACCGCATCGACGCAACAGTCCTTGACGCGGGCGCCCGCCTCCGCGTGGTGAGCAACATGGCCGTCGGCTACGACAATATCGACGTTGCGGCGGCCACAGCGCGGGGCATCCTCGTCGCCAACACCCCCGGCGTCCTTACCGAGACAACCGCTGACATGGCTTTCGCGCTCCTCCTCGCCGCCGCCCGGCGCGTCGTCGAAGGTGATCGCCTCACGAGGACCGGCGGCTGGAAAACGTGGCACCCTTCTTTCCTTCTCGGACGCGACGCCCACGGCGCCGTCCTCGGCATCGTCGGCCTGGGGCAGATCGGCCTCGCTGTGGCCAGGCGCGCCCGCGGCTTCAACATGCGCCTCCTCTACTGCGACATCGTACGGCGGAACGAAGCGGAGAAAGAGCTTGGACTCGAATACGTGGACCTCGACAGGCTCCTCTCGCAGTCCGACTTCGTAAGCGTGCACGTCTTCCTCGACGCGCAGAGCCATCACCTCATCGGTGAGCGCGAGCTCGCCCTTATGAAGCCGGGCGCTGTCCTCGTCAACACCTCTCGGGGCGCCGTCGTCGATCAGCGCGCTCTCTATTCCGCCTTAAAGGAAGGCCGGATTGCGGCGGCGGGCCTCGACGTTTCGGAGATCGAGCCCATCCCCGCAGACGATCCGCTTCTGGACCTCGACAACGTTGTGATCACTCCCCACATCGCCAGCGCCAGCGTCGCGACCCGCGAGAAGATGGCGAGAATGGCCGTGGAGAACATCGTCGCCGTCCTCCAGGGCGAAATGCCGGCCCATTGCGTCAATCCGGAAGCCCGCCGGCCGGCGTAA
- a CDS encoding helix-turn-helix domain-containing protein — MVVEPFDNYLDLVEAARVLGIHPQSLRRLIKQKKIPAMVFAGKYLIERDKLEMFKTNYDPRPGRKTIRRLL; from the coding sequence ATGGTAGTAGAACCCTTCGACAATTATCTGGACCTGGTCGAGGCAGCGCGGGTGCTCGGCATCCACCCGCAGAGCCTGCGCCGGCTGATCAAGCAGAAGAAGATACCGGCCATGGTGTTCGCCGGCAAGTATTTGATCGAACGCGACAAGCTGGAGATGTTCAAGACGAACTACGACCCGCGTCCGGGCCGGAAAACGATCCGCCGGCTGCTGTAG
- a CDS encoding haloacid dehalogenase-like hydrolase, producing MDRKLLLFDVDGTLIRTGGAGRRAMDLAFGELFAVEGGLDGVEMAGRIDAAILRAALLKHGLPTQAFDEQVRRFRDAYCRHLSVTLKEATGTVLPGVRELLTALWERPDVRLGLATGNFRSGAETKLSHYGLWHFFDGGAFGDDREERNGLVARAIEIMRDGSWADADTVYVIGDTVYDIRAAKANAAVAVAVATGGTTAEELIAEEPDLFFDDFADWRGVLGALGLSAAAE from the coding sequence ATGGACCGCAAGCTCCTCCTTTTTGATGTCGACGGTACCCTCATCCGCACGGGCGGAGCGGGACGGCGCGCCATGGACCTCGCGTTCGGCGAGCTGTTTGCGGTCGAGGGCGGCCTGGACGGTGTCGAGATGGCGGGCCGCATCGACGCCGCCATCTTGCGAGCGGCGCTGCTGAAGCACGGGCTCCCTACGCAGGCCTTCGACGAGCAGGTCCGCCGCTTTCGCGACGCCTACTGCCGCCACCTCAGCGTCACCCTCAAAGAAGCGACGGGCACGGTTCTGCCCGGCGTCCGTGAGCTGCTAACGGCCCTCTGGGAAAGGCCGGACGTCCGGCTCGGCCTGGCGACAGGGAACTTTCGCAGCGGAGCGGAGACCAAGCTGTCGCACTACGGTCTCTGGCACTTCTTCGACGGCGGCGCCTTTGGCGACGATCGCGAGGAACGGAATGGGCTGGTGGCCCGGGCGATCGAGATCATGCGCGACGGCTCGTGGGCGGACGCCGACACAGTGTACGTGATCGGCGATACCGTCTACGACATAAGGGCGGCGAAGGCGAACGCCGCCGTCGCCGTCGCCGTGGCTACGGGCGGGACGACAGCGGAAGAGCTTATCGCTGAAGAGCCCGACTTGTTCTTTGACGATTTCGCGGATTGGCGGGGCGTGCTTGGGGCACTGGGCCTATCGGCCGCAGCGGAATAA
- a CDS encoding molybdopterin-dependent oxidoreductase, with the protein MAKITIDGQEIEAPEGAVLLEVAKQNGFYIPALCYIDGLPPYAGCRMCLVEVEGGRGPQLSCTTRVTDGMEVRTNTPQLADARRAVLSLILANHSDRCLTCHRRVHCMPGDICLRDGVVTHRCLTCSKNYRCELQRACELVDTVNYEPWIGEERTFYRKEQPPADRANPFLEFDPQMCIICTRCLRACDEIRHTGAIGLARRGFETRIIFGAGGRVDESNCDFCGACIDLCPTATLMEKPNKWVGQADEWVATACNSCSVGCTLSMGVREGRPVIVRPDALNPVSFTQICVRGRFHYDAVEEQEWLTHPLVKKDGALVPVTWEEALNEAVSRLAEIRERDGADAIGFLGSPLATNEENYLLQKVARAAIGTNNVDYSGGPVAAAVAESLRAAFGSEALPADMSEIATAKTLVVAADDLESSHNVAALRVKDAVVNGGARLIVVSPHWGEVCDFAEAWLRPYPGNEAATLQALARLVAQDAEVSEKAQVEGVEALGDGAHVPGVPAEALENAAALLTEAAKDREGHLAVIVAPGPLSALEAGDTARAAANLAIVARGRQAARSLYVLPVDANATGARDMGVAPDRLPGLRSLSDAAAGEALAKTWGADLPPADGLDFNGMIAAARQGKLKALVALKDNPLLAAAAKASVREALGNLQFLLVIDNLLTDTARSADIVLPEVTTYGKEGTFTSADRRLLRLNAAMVPLGEARQSWRILSELGSRLGEKLSSAAGFAYESAGAVMEEIASVAPLYGAARYDSLQSGKTRAAAEEVPQATIRPLVSLPRMAPADGVFTLTTGRGLYTSLEGAAVHSVEADKLHREEFVEINPEDAARLGVKDGDKVVLVSDRGELAIAARVTPNVLPGVLFVPLHYVGGGVTAFFPGDADESLLPQVKVAVQTPA; encoded by the coding sequence GTGGCGAAGATAACCATCGACGGCCAGGAGATAGAGGCCCCCGAGGGCGCCGTCCTCCTCGAAGTAGCGAAGCAGAACGGCTTTTACATCCCCGCGCTCTGCTACATCGACGGACTTCCTCCCTACGCCGGCTGCCGCATGTGCCTCGTCGAGGTGGAGGGGGGACGCGGCCCCCAGCTCTCGTGCACCACCCGCGTGACCGACGGCATGGAGGTGCGCACCAACACGCCCCAGCTCGCCGACGCGCGCCGCGCCGTCCTCTCGCTCATCCTCGCCAACCACTCCGACCGCTGCCTCACCTGCCACCGGCGCGTGCATTGCATGCCCGGCGACATCTGCCTGCGGGACGGCGTCGTGACCCACCGCTGCCTCACCTGCTCGAAGAACTACCGCTGCGAGCTCCAGCGCGCCTGCGAGCTTGTCGACACCGTCAACTACGAGCCGTGGATCGGCGAGGAGCGCACCTTCTACCGGAAGGAGCAACCGCCGGCGGACCGCGCGAACCCCTTCCTCGAGTTCGACCCGCAGATGTGCATCATCTGCACCCGCTGTCTCCGCGCCTGCGACGAGATCCGTCACACGGGCGCCATCGGCCTGGCGCGGCGCGGGTTCGAGACGCGTATCATCTTCGGCGCCGGGGGGCGCGTGGACGAATCGAATTGCGACTTCTGCGGCGCCTGCATCGACCTCTGCCCGACGGCCACCCTCATGGAAAAGCCCAACAAGTGGGTCGGCCAGGCCGATGAGTGGGTCGCCACGGCCTGCAACTCCTGCAGCGTCGGCTGCACGCTCAGCATGGGGGTGCGCGAAGGCCGTCCCGTCATCGTCCGGCCCGATGCCCTCAACCCCGTCAGCTTCACCCAAATCTGCGTCCGCGGCCGCTTCCACTACGACGCCGTCGAAGAGCAGGAATGGCTGACGCACCCGCTCGTGAAGAAAGACGGCGCGCTCGTCCCTGTGACCTGGGAAGAGGCGCTCAACGAAGCAGTCTCGCGTCTCGCCGAGATCAGGGAACGGGACGGCGCGGACGCCATCGGCTTCCTCGGCTCGCCGCTGGCGACGAACGAGGAGAACTACCTGCTACAGAAGGTCGCGCGGGCCGCCATCGGGACGAACAACGTCGATTACAGCGGCGGGCCCGTCGCGGCGGCGGTTGCGGAGTCGCTGCGGGCCGCCTTCGGCTCCGAGGCGCTGCCCGCCGACATGAGCGAGATCGCCACCGCAAAGACGCTCGTCGTCGCCGCCGACGACCTCGAATCGAGCCATAACGTCGCCGCCCTCCGCGTCAAGGACGCGGTCGTGAACGGCGGCGCCCGCCTGATAGTCGTCAGCCCGCACTGGGGCGAGGTCTGCGACTTCGCGGAGGCGTGGTTGCGCCCCTACCCCGGCAACGAGGCGGCGACACTACAGGCGCTGGCGCGCCTCGTCGCGCAGGACGCGGAGGTAAGCGAGAAGGCGCAGGTCGAGGGCGTCGAAGCGCTTGGCGACGGCGCGCACGTGCCCGGCGTTCCCGCCGAGGCACTGGAGAACGCCGCCGCCCTGCTCACCGAGGCCGCGAAGGACCGCGAGGGCCATCTCGCCGTCATCGTCGCTCCCGGCCCACTGAGCGCCCTCGAAGCCGGCGACACGGCGCGCGCGGCCGCCAACCTCGCCATCGTCGCCCGCGGACGCCAGGCCGCCCGCTCCCTTTACGTCCTGCCTGTCGATGCGAACGCGACCGGCGCCCGCGACATGGGCGTCGCGCCCGACCGGCTTCCCGGGCTGCGCTCGCTTTCGGACGCCGCGGCGGGCGAGGCCCTGGCGAAGACGTGGGGCGCCGATTTGCCGCCGGCCGACGGCCTCGATTTCAACGGCATGATAGCCGCGGCCCGACAGGGCAAGCTGAAGGCGCTCGTCGCTCTGAAAGACAACCCCCTGCTTGCCGCGGCCGCGAAAGCGAGCGTGCGCGAGGCGCTGGGCAACCTCCAGTTCCTGCTCGTCATCGATAATCTGCTGACCGATACCGCGCGCTCCGCCGACATCGTCCTGCCTGAAGTGACCACCTACGGCAAGGAAGGCACCTTCACAAGCGCCGACCGCCGCCTGCTGCGGCTGAACGCCGCGATGGTCCCGCTGGGCGAGGCCCGGCAGTCGTGGCGCATACTTTCCGAGCTGGGCAGCAGGCTGGGCGAGAAGCTGTCGAGCGCGGCCGGCTTCGCTTACGAGAGCGCGGGGGCGGTAATGGAGGAGATAGCGTCGGTGGCGCCGCTCTACGGCGCCGCCCGCTATGATTCGCTCCAGTCGGGCAAGACGCGCGCGGCAGCCGAAGAAGTCCCGCAGGCGACGATCAGGCCGCTCGTCTCACTGCCTCGAATGGCGCCCGCCGACGGCGTCTTCACGCTCACGACCGGCCGCGGGCTCTACACCAGTCTCGAGGGAGCGGCGGTCCATTCCGTCGAGGCCGACAAGCTGCACCGCGAAGAGTTCGTGGAGATTAACCCCGAAGACGCGGCCCGCCTTGGCGTGAAGGACGGCGACAAGGTCGTCCTCGTAAGCGACCGCGGAGAACTCGCGATCGCGGCGCGGGTGACCCCCAATGTGCTTCCCGGCGTCCTTTTCGTGCCGTTGCACTACGTGGGCGGCGGCGTCACCGCCTTCTTTCCCGGCGACGCCGACGAGAGTCTCCTCCCCCAGGTAAAGGTCGCCGTCCAGACGCCCGCCTAG
- a CDS encoding thiamine pyrophosphate-dependent enzyme, translating into MSNAKSKQQKKGQSAVIPTAEEFQQKVIAAYRAGKGADILPSDEAAARSLIPPGTAALRDFSYISPEFPALDAEKCVGCMECVTKCPDTAILAKVVAKSELEKRLAVVEDPAERERLRGHFAETTKFYGAPEKKGEEGGLFGLFIDVSKCKGCAECVEVCGSHEALSMTRKTPESVEAYKRDFAFFKGLPDTPSRYINEKVLPDIMLAERSLLYVGGAGSCMGCGEATAIRMMLAATGFVYGPENVALVAATGCNTVYGSSYPFNPYLVPWTNSLFENAVSDAMGIRLRWNQMGWQHKRLWAMGGDGAILDIGFGALSRLLASGMDVKVLVLDTQVYSNTGGQASTATYTGQDAEMAPFGAAIAGKQERRKELGIIAMMHPNVFVAQTITADINHFYRSIMAANEFKGPAVVSVYCACQPEHQIADDQSSHQARLAKDSRTFPIFVYDPRNGSSIKERLSLQGNPSMKQDWHIDPKTEEPLDFIAFARTEGRFAKQFDKDGNPSEVLLAAQQDRLEYWRLLQELAGLR; encoded by the coding sequence ATGAGCAACGCCAAGAGCAAACAACAGAAGAAGGGGCAGAGCGCCGTTATCCCGACCGCCGAGGAGTTCCAGCAAAAAGTCATCGCCGCCTATCGCGCGGGAAAGGGCGCCGACATCCTCCCCTCTGATGAGGCGGCGGCGCGCAGCCTGATCCCGCCGGGGACGGCCGCTCTCCGCGATTTTAGCTACATCTCCCCCGAGTTCCCGGCGCTCGACGCCGAGAAGTGCGTCGGCTGCATGGAGTGCGTCACCAAGTGCCCCGACACGGCGATCCTCGCCAAAGTCGTCGCGAAATCGGAGCTCGAGAAGCGGCTGGCAGTAGTCGAGGACCCCGCCGAGCGCGAAAGGCTGCGCGGCCACTTCGCGGAGACGACGAAGTTCTACGGCGCGCCCGAGAAGAAGGGAGAGGAAGGCGGCCTGTTCGGCCTGTTCATCGACGTGAGCAAGTGCAAGGGCTGCGCCGAGTGCGTCGAGGTCTGCGGCAGCCACGAGGCTCTCTCGATGACGCGCAAAACCCCGGAATCGGTCGAGGCGTATAAGCGCGATTTCGCCTTCTTCAAAGGTCTGCCCGACACGCCGTCCCGCTACATCAACGAGAAGGTCCTTCCCGACATCATGCTCGCTGAACGCTCGCTCCTCTACGTGGGCGGCGCCGGCTCCTGCATGGGCTGCGGCGAGGCGACGGCGATCCGCATGATGCTGGCCGCGACCGGCTTCGTCTACGGGCCGGAGAACGTGGCCCTCGTCGCCGCTACCGGCTGCAACACCGTCTACGGCTCAAGCTATCCCTTCAACCCTTACCTCGTGCCCTGGACGAATTCGCTGTTCGAGAACGCGGTCTCGGACGCGATGGGCATACGCCTGCGCTGGAACCAGATGGGCTGGCAGCATAAGCGGCTGTGGGCGATGGGCGGCGACGGCGCCATTCTCGATATCGGCTTCGGCGCCCTGTCCCGGCTCCTCGCCTCGGGGATGGACGTCAAGGTGCTCGTCCTCGATACGCAGGTCTACTCGAACACCGGCGGCCAGGCGTCGACGGCAACCTACACCGGGCAGGACGCGGAGATGGCCCCCTTCGGCGCGGCCATCGCCGGCAAGCAGGAGCGGCGCAAGGAGCTGGGCATCATCGCCATGATGCACCCCAACGTCTTCGTCGCCCAGACGATAACGGCCGACATCAACCACTTCTACCGCTCGATCATGGCCGCCAACGAGTTCAAGGGCCCGGCCGTCGTCAGCGTTTACTGCGCCTGCCAGCCGGAGCACCAGATAGCGGACGACCAGTCGTCGCACCAGGCGCGGCTGGCCAAGGACTCACGCACGTTCCCCATCTTTGTGTACGATCCGCGAAATGGGTCGAGTATTAAAGAGAGGCTCAGTCTTCAGGGAAACCCGTCGATGAAGCAGGACTGGCACATCGACCCGAAGACGGAGGAGCCGCTCGACTTCATCGCCTTCGCGAGGACGGAGGGCCGCTTCGCGAAGCAGTTCGACAAGGACGGGAACCCGAGCGAGGTGTTGCTGGCGGCGCAGCAGGACAGACTTGAATACTGGCGCTTGCTCCAGGAGCTTGCAGGACTGCGCTGA